The proteins below come from a single Sphingomicrobium sediminis genomic window:
- a CDS encoding diacylglycerol kinase: MIGRIKALRFAWQGLVFLWKGEPTTRFHLIGTIAAIIAGFAFGIERWEWVFVITFTTLVWFAEAVNTAVERLADAVTLEHHPLIGKAKDVASAAVLIISLGAAAGGVVVFGPYVLALLGV, from the coding sequence TTGATCGGCCGTATCAAGGCGCTGCGCTTTGCGTGGCAGGGCCTCGTCTTCCTGTGGAAAGGCGAGCCGACGACGCGTTTCCATCTCATCGGCACCATCGCCGCCATCATCGCAGGCTTCGCCTTCGGGATCGAGCGCTGGGAATGGGTGTTCGTCATTACCTTCACGACCCTCGTCTGGTTTGCCGAGGCGGTGAACACCGCGGTCGAGCGGCTCGCCGATGCCGTCACGCTCGAGCATCATCCGCTGATCGGCAAGGCCAAGGACGTTGCCTCGGCTGCAGTATTGATCATCAGCCTTGGCGCCGCAGCCGGCGGGGTCGTCGTGTTCGGTCCCTACGTGCTGGCGCTGCTCGGCGTTTAA
- the cutA gene encoding divalent-cation tolerance protein CutA, whose amino-acid sequence MSHDGPISVYIMCSALGEAQEIARALVEERLAACCNILGQAKSIYRWEGAVETGAEFPVVAKTMGHNFDALAARVKALHGFSVPAITAWPIVETTPEYGAWIEENCRAVS is encoded by the coding sequence ATGAGCCATGACGGCCCGATCAGTGTGTACATCATGTGCTCCGCGCTCGGCGAAGCGCAGGAAATCGCCCGCGCGCTGGTCGAGGAACGGCTCGCTGCCTGCTGCAACATCCTCGGCCAGGCCAAGAGCATCTATCGCTGGGAAGGCGCGGTCGAGACCGGCGCCGAATTCCCGGTCGTCGCCAAGACGATGGGCCACAATTTCGACGCGCTCGCGGCGCGGGTGAAGGCACTGCACGGCTTTTCCGTCCCCGCCATCACCGCCTGGCCGATCGTCGAGACGACCCCCGAATATGGCGCGTGGATCGAAGAGAATTGCAGGGCGGTATCTTGA
- the rplM gene encoding 50S ribosomal protein L13, whose product MKALMKTTKPAKPAEVEKKWHLIDAENLVVGRVAAIIANHIRGKHKPSFTPHVDCGDHVVVINADKVRFTSDKANTKKYYKHTGYAGGIKETTPTRILEGKHPERVLEKAVKNMVPRGPLGRAVMKNLHLYNGTEHPHGGQNPEVLDVASMNRKNKVGA is encoded by the coding sequence ATGAAGGCGCTGATGAAGACCACCAAGCCGGCGAAACCGGCCGAGGTCGAAAAAAAATGGCATCTCATCGATGCTGAAAACCTGGTCGTCGGCCGCGTTGCCGCGATCATCGCCAACCACATCCGTGGCAAGCACAAGCCGAGCTTCACCCCGCACGTCGATTGCGGCGACCATGTCGTCGTCATCAACGCCGACAAGGTGCGCTTCACCTCGGACAAGGCGAACACCAAGAAATATTACAAGCACACCGGTTATGCCGGCGGCATCAAGGAAACGACGCCGACCCGCATCCTCGAGGGCAAGCACCCCGAGCGCGTGCTTGAAAAGGCCGTGAAGAACATGGTGCCGCGTGGTCCGCTTGGCCGCGCCGTCATGAAGAACCTTCACCTCTATAACGGCACCGAGCATCCGCACGGCGGCCAGAACCCCGAAGTGCTCGACGTCGCTTCGATGAACCGCAAGAACAAGGTGGGCGCATAA
- a CDS encoding AMP nucleosidase yields the protein MTKENEIDRLLDELEAIYEKSVSNLHEALHAYAKDGTRPDMGARAEGLFAYPELRIDHDPSGDPPVPGRAFARLNQAGTYTTSVARPQLFRSYLKEQLIHLVRDYDVQVSVGRSHMEIPYPFVLDQADIDLTGITSSELSRSFPSTELEAIGDEIADGVWDYSIHPSRPLALFDGPRTDFSLARLKHYSGTSPWHFQRFVLFTNYVRYVDEFVRFAIDELRKEGSRFTAFSVPGGYYERGQLADAEAQIAAGTWRKHQMPAYHLIAEDGDGITLVNIGVGPSNAKTICDHIAVLRPEAWLMIGHCGGLRPSQTIGDYVLAHAYLRDDHVLDEMLPVEIPIPAIAEVQTAMYRAALDITGEGDEELKKRLRTGTVVTTDDRNWELRYTLSAMRFNQSRAVGIDMESATVAAQGYRFRVPYGTLLCVSDKPLHGELKLPGQANAFYEKAISQHLRIGIAALDHLRHEGDGLHSRKLRSFDEPPLR from the coding sequence ATGACAAAAGAGAATGAGATTGACCGCCTCCTCGACGAACTGGAGGCCATTTACGAAAAGAGCGTTTCCAACCTTCACGAAGCGCTTCACGCCTACGCCAAGGATGGCACCCGCCCCGACATGGGCGCGCGCGCAGAAGGGCTATTTGCCTATCCCGAATTGAGGATCGACCATGATCCGTCGGGCGATCCGCCCGTCCCGGGCCGCGCATTCGCCCGCCTCAACCAAGCGGGCACCTACACCACCTCGGTCGCACGTCCGCAGCTCTTCCGCTCATACCTCAAGGAACAGCTGATCCATCTCGTGCGCGATTATGACGTGCAGGTGAGCGTCGGGCGCAGCCACATGGAGATCCCCTACCCCTTCGTGCTCGACCAGGCCGATATCGACCTTACGGGCATCACCTCGTCGGAACTCTCGCGCAGCTTCCCCTCGACCGAGTTGGAAGCGATCGGTGACGAGATTGCAGACGGCGTGTGGGATTATTCGATCCACCCGTCACGCCCGCTGGCACTGTTCGACGGGCCGCGCACCGATTTCAGTCTCGCGCGCCTCAAACATTATTCGGGTACCTCGCCCTGGCATTTCCAGCGCTTCGTCCTGTTCACCAACTATGTTCGCTATGTCGACGAATTCGTCCGCTTCGCGATCGACGAACTGCGCAAGGAAGGCAGCCGTTTCACCGCATTCAGCGTGCCGGGCGGCTATTATGAGCGCGGCCAACTGGCCGATGCCGAGGCGCAGATTGCCGCAGGCACGTGGCGCAAGCACCAGATGCCCGCCTACCACCTCATCGCCGAGGATGGCGACGGCATCACCTTGGTGAATATCGGCGTCGGCCCCTCCAACGCCAAGACGATTTGCGACCATATTGCGGTGCTACGCCCTGAGGCGTGGCTGATGATTGGCCATTGCGGCGGCCTCCGCCCCAGCCAGACGATCGGCGACTATGTCCTCGCCCACGCATATTTGCGCGACGATCACGTCCTCGACGAAATGCTGCCGGTAGAAATCCCGATCCCGGCCATCGCCGAAGTCCAGACCGCCATGTATCGCGCCGCGCTCGACATTACCGGTGAGGGCGACGAGGAATTGAAGAAGCGCCTGCGTACCGGCACGGTCGTCACTACCGACGATCGCAACTGGGAGTTGCGCTACACCCTCTCGGCAATGCGCTTCAACCAGAGCCGCGCAGTCGGGATCGATATGGAAAGCGCGACCGTCGCCGCACAGGGCTATCGCTTCCGCGTGCCCTACGGAACGCTGCTATGTGTCAGCGACAAGCCGCTGCATGGCGAGCTGAAACTGCCGGGCCAGGCCAATGCCTTTTATGAAAAGGCGATCAGCCAGCACCTGCGCATCGGCATCGCTGCCCTCGATCATCTGCGTCACGAGGGCGACGGGCTGCACAGCCGCAAGCTGCGCAGCTTCGACGAGCCGCCGCTGCGCTAG
- a CDS encoding Fur family transcriptional regulator — MADHDHKHHHHEGTELRVAAKKRMQAEGEQWTAMRESVFEALATFDQPASAYDIAEKVGQARGKRVAANSVYRILDLFVNANLAARVESANAYVANAHPDCLHDCIFLICDDCGKATHLDDDYLSGGVRDAAKGAGFVPKRPVIEVRGTCGDCAD, encoded by the coding sequence ATGGCCGATCACGATCACAAACATCACCATCACGAAGGCACCGAGCTGAGGGTTGCAGCGAAGAAGCGCATGCAGGCCGAAGGCGAACAGTGGACCGCGATGCGAGAAAGTGTGTTCGAAGCGCTCGCCACATTCGACCAGCCGGCCAGCGCCTATGATATTGCCGAGAAGGTCGGACAGGCCCGAGGCAAGCGCGTCGCGGCCAACAGCGTGTATCGCATCCTCGATCTGTTCGTGAACGCGAACCTCGCCGCGCGGGTCGAGAGCGCGAACGCCTATGTCGCCAACGCGCATCCCGATTGCCTGCACGATTGCATCTTCCTGATCTGCGACGATTGCGGGAAGGCGACCCATCTCGACGACGATTATCTGTCGGGCGGGGTGCGCGACGCAGCCAAGGGCGCGGGCTTCGTCCCCAAGCGCCCGGTCATCGAAGTGCGTGGCACCTGCGGCGACTGCGCCGACTGA
- the rpsI gene encoding 30S ribosomal protein S9 gives MADEKKGLADLGELTKKQEQGATVEETKTEPKADKSDVKADDAAVDTPAEGETVADTPVVEEAPLREQEIDDLGRAYATGRRKDAAARVWLKPGSGKITINGRDQAVYFARPTQRLIINQPFGITDRVGQYDVIATVKGGGLSGQAGAVLHGIAQALAKYEPALRTTVKRAGFLTRDSRVVERKKYGRAKARRSFQFSKR, from the coding sequence ATGGCCGACGAAAAGAAGGGTCTCGCTGATCTCGGCGAGCTGACCAAGAAGCAGGAACAGGGCGCCACGGTCGAGGAAACCAAGACCGAGCCCAAGGCTGACAAGTCGGACGTCAAGGCTGACGATGCCGCTGTCGACACCCCGGCCGAAGGCGAAACCGTCGCCGACACCCCGGTCGTGGAGGAAGCCCCGCTTCGCGAGCAGGAAATCGACGATCTCGGCCGCGCTTATGCGACCGGTCGCCGCAAGGACGCCGCTGCACGTGTCTGGCTCAAGCCGGGCTCGGGCAAGATCACGATCAACGGTCGTGACCAGGCTGTCTATTTCGCGCGTCCGACGCAGCGCCTGATCATCAACCAGCCGTTCGGCATCACCGACCGCGTTGGGCAGTATGACGTGATCGCCACCGTCAAGGGCGGCGGCCTGTCGGGCCAGGCCGGTGCGGTGCTGCACGGCATCGCCCAGGCCCTCGCCAAGTACGAACCGGCGCTGCGCACCACGGTGAAGCGTGCCGGCTTCCTCACCCGCGACAGCCGCGTGGTCGAGCGTAAGAAGTACGGTCGCGCCAAGGCCCGCCGTAGCTTCCAGTTCTCGAAGCGTTAA
- the dxs gene encoding 1-deoxy-D-xylulose-5-phosphate synthase, with protein sequence MNQRPDTPLLDTVQYPADLRKLDKSQLKQFADELRAEMIDAVSTSGGHLGSGLGVVELTVAIHYVFDTPNDRLIWDVGHQCYPHKIITGRRDRIRTLRQGGGLSGFTKRAESEYDPFGAAHSSTSISAGVGFAVSNKLTGSDGRVIAVIGDGSMSAGLAYEAMNNAEQAGNRLIVILNDNDMSIAPPVGGLSHYLARLVSSDTYLKTRDFASRLFRRVSKRVHKTAAKAEEYARGMVTGGTLFEELGFYYVGPVDGHDVVTLVDILENVRDAEEGPILIHARTVKGKGYEPAENSADKYHGVAKFDVVSGEQKKSSGGPPSYTKVFANALIAEAKKDDKIVGITAAMPGGTGMDDFEKAFPDRMFDVGIAEQHGVCFAAGLAAQGHKPFVAIYSTFLQRAYDQVVHDVAIQNLPVRFAMDRAGLVGADGCTHAGSFDLAYLCTLPNFVVMAASDEAELTHMVHTMAEYDDGPIAVRYPRGAGTGVEIPAVPEKLEIGKGRIVKDGKTVALMCLGARMEECKKAADMLEAKGLSVTIADMRFAKPLDEALIRDLLSRHEVAVTIEEAAVGGFGAHVLTMASDDGLTDSGVKIRTMRLPDVFQDQDAPAKQYEEAGLTAPDIVETVLTALQRNDVSVEEGQIA encoded by the coding sequence ATGAATCAACGTCCCGACACGCCGTTGCTGGATACGGTCCAGTATCCCGCCGACCTTCGAAAGCTCGACAAGAGCCAGCTGAAGCAATTTGCCGACGAGCTTCGCGCCGAGATGATCGACGCGGTCAGTACGTCGGGCGGCCACCTTGGATCCGGGCTTGGCGTAGTCGAATTGACCGTGGCCATCCATTACGTGTTCGACACCCCCAATGACCGGTTGATCTGGGACGTCGGGCACCAATGTTATCCGCACAAGATCATCACCGGGCGACGCGACCGGATCCGGACGTTGCGCCAGGGCGGGGGTCTGTCGGGTTTCACCAAGCGGGCCGAAAGCGAATACGATCCCTTCGGCGCAGCGCACAGCTCGACGTCGATCAGCGCGGGCGTCGGTTTTGCCGTCTCCAACAAGCTGACCGGCAGCGACGGGCGCGTCATTGCCGTCATCGGCGATGGATCGATGAGCGCGGGTCTCGCCTACGAAGCGATGAACAATGCCGAACAGGCGGGCAATCGCCTGATCGTTATCCTGAACGACAATGACATGTCGATCGCCCCGCCGGTGGGCGGCTTGTCGCACTATCTCGCGCGGTTGGTGTCGAGCGATACCTATCTCAAGACGCGCGATTTTGCCTCGCGGCTATTCCGCCGGGTCTCCAAGCGCGTGCACAAGACCGCCGCCAAGGCCGAGGAATATGCCCGCGGCATGGTCACCGGCGGTACGCTGTTCGAGGAACTGGGCTTCTATTATGTCGGCCCGGTCGACGGCCATGATGTCGTGACCCTCGTCGACATTCTAGAAAATGTCCGCGATGCCGAAGAAGGACCGATCCTGATCCATGCCCGCACCGTAAAGGGCAAGGGCTATGAGCCTGCGGAAAATAGCGCCGACAAATATCACGGCGTCGCCAAGTTCGATGTTGTCTCGGGCGAACAGAAGAAGAGCTCGGGCGGGCCGCCCAGCTATACCAAGGTGTTTGCCAATGCGCTGATCGCGGAAGCGAAAAAGGACGACAAGATTGTCGGCATCACCGCCGCCATGCCGGGCGGCACCGGTATGGACGATTTCGAGAAGGCGTTCCCGGATCGCATGTTCGACGTCGGCATTGCCGAGCAGCATGGCGTTTGCTTTGCCGCCGGTCTCGCTGCGCAGGGCCACAAGCCCTTCGTCGCCATCTATTCGACCTTCCTCCAGCGTGCCTACGACCAGGTCGTGCATGACGTGGCGATCCAGAACCTGCCGGTCCGCTTCGCGATGGACCGTGCCGGGCTGGTTGGCGCCGACGGCTGCACCCATGCGGGCAGCTTCGATCTCGCTTATCTCTGCACGCTCCCCAATTTCGTCGTCATGGCGGCCTCCGACGAGGCCGAGCTCACGCATATGGTCCATACCATGGCCGAATATGACGATGGCCCCATCGCGGTGCGCTATCCGCGCGGCGCGGGCACGGGCGTCGAAATCCCGGCAGTCCCGGAAAAGCTCGAGATCGGCAAAGGGCGGATCGTCAAGGACGGCAAGACCGTGGCCCTGATGTGCCTCGGCGCGCGCATGGAAGAGTGCAAGAAGGCGGCCGACATGCTCGAGGCGAAGGGCCTCAGCGTCACCATCGCCGACATGCGTTTTGCCAAGCCGCTCGACGAAGCGCTGATCCGCGATCTGCTCTCGCGCCACGAAGTCGCAGTGACGATCGAGGAGGCCGCCGTCGGTGGCTTCGGCGCCCATGTGCTGACCATGGCCTCGGACGATGGCCTGACCGACAGCGGCGTGAAGATCCGCACGATGCGCCTGCCCGACGTCTTCCAGGACCAGGACGCGCCGGCCAAGCAATATGAGGAAGCGGGTCTTACCGCGCCCGACATCGTCGAGACCGTACTGACCGCGCTCCAGCGCAACGATGTCAGCGTCGAAGAGGGCCAGATCGCCTGA
- a CDS encoding cytidine deaminase, producing MNDQQLVAAARAAALKAYAPYSGFSVGCAILSTDGEIVTGANLENACYRLGLCAEQSALTTAQHAFGLGKVAKIAVAGGDGSGDELVGAQSVTPCGGCRQAILEAAHIGGRDIEILAASGDGKTVERMTIEAILPHNFGPKNLEDSA from the coding sequence ATGAACGACCAACAACTCGTCGCCGCCGCGCGCGCCGCCGCCCTCAAGGCCTATGCCCCCTATTCGGGTTTCTCGGTAGGCTGTGCAATCCTCAGCACCGATGGCGAGATCGTCACCGGCGCCAACCTCGAAAATGCCTGCTACCGGCTCGGCCTGTGCGCCGAACAGAGCGCGCTAACGACCGCCCAGCACGCCTTCGGCCTCGGCAAGGTTGCCAAGATCGCCGTGGCCGGCGGTGATGGCTCGGGAGACGAATTGGTCGGCGCCCAAAGCGTCACGCCCTGCGGCGGTTGCCGCCAGGCCATCCTCGAAGCCGCGCATATCGGCGGCCGCGATATCGAGATTCTCGCCGCCTCGGGCGACGGCAAGACGGTCGAGCGCATGACCATCGAAGCCATCCTGCCCCACAATTTCGGGCCCAAGAATCTGGAAGACAGCGCCTAG
- a CDS encoding MerC domain-containing protein, with protein MNATTLTAALATRRADRIAIGLSGLCLVHCIATVAFVATVASAGGLLGSEIVHEVGLGLAMIIGAYALGRGIFEHRYMMPSAVGGLGLGVMGGALTMPHDGNELLATMVGVAILALGHRLNEIASD; from the coding sequence ATGAACGCCACGACTCTTACTGCGGCCCTGGCCACCCGACGCGCAGATCGCATCGCGATCGGCCTGTCCGGCCTGTGCCTGGTGCACTGCATCGCGACGGTCGCCTTCGTGGCGACGGTTGCGAGTGCCGGTGGCTTGCTGGGCAGCGAAATCGTGCATGAAGTCGGCCTCGGGCTGGCGATGATCATCGGCGCCTATGCGCTCGGCCGCGGCATTTTCGAGCATCGCTACATGATGCCGAGCGCGGTCGGCGGGCTTGGCCTCGGCGTGATGGGCGGTGCGCTTACCATGCCGCATGACGGCAACGAACTGCTCGCCACGATGGTCGGTGTGGCGATCCTCGCACTGGGGCACCGTCTTAACGAAATCGCCAGCGACTAA
- a CDS encoding COX15/CtaA family protein produces MNVESGISSASRATARPIAIANWLFAVAGLVFIMVVVGGITRLTESGLSITRWDLITGTLPPLSAEKWESEFALYRQTTEYIEVNGPAGMDLAQFKQIYFWEWFHRFLARMVGVAFFIPLAWFWIRNAIPEGYKPRLVALFLLGASQGALGWYMVQSGLVGRTDVSHFRLAAHLLTALFILAGLIWTALDLRQFARGNTKPATLRTAALPVALILFIQLLLGAWVAGLNAGYISSEWPLMFERFYPDNAIEWAGGTWNTLTNDPFLIHWMHRWWAWIAAGALIWLAIRVKPHDRRASIAMHATVGTQVLLGIATVLSGMNIVLAVLHQAVGALLVASLAWGAHVLGRRA; encoded by the coding sequence ATGAACGTCGAATCTGGTATTTCCTCTGCTAGCAGGGCCACCGCACGGCCCATCGCCATCGCCAACTGGCTGTTTGCCGTGGCGGGGCTGGTCTTCATCATGGTCGTCGTGGGCGGCATCACCCGCCTCACCGAAAGCGGGCTGTCCATCACCCGTTGGGACCTCATCACCGGCACGCTGCCGCCCTTGTCGGCGGAGAAATGGGAGAGCGAATTCGCGCTCTACCGCCAGACCACCGAATATATCGAGGTGAATGGGCCGGCAGGCATGGATTTGGCCCAGTTCAAACAGATCTATTTCTGGGAGTGGTTCCACCGTTTCCTCGCCCGCATGGTCGGCGTTGCCTTCTTCATTCCGCTGGCCTGGTTTTGGATCCGCAATGCGATCCCGGAGGGCTACAAGCCACGCCTCGTCGCCCTCTTCCTGCTGGGCGCAAGCCAAGGGGCGCTGGGCTGGTATATGGTACAATCGGGCCTCGTCGGGCGTACCGACGTCTCGCATTTCCGTCTCGCTGCGCACCTCCTGACCGCGCTGTTCATCCTTGCCGGCCTTATCTGGACCGCGCTCGACCTGCGCCAGTTCGCCCGCGGCAACACAAAGCCGGCCACGCTCCGCACCGCTGCGCTGCCGGTCGCGCTCATCCTGTTCATCCAGCTCCTGCTCGGCGCCTGGGTCGCCGGCCTCAATGCCGGATATATCAGCAGCGAATGGCCGCTGATGTTCGAGCGTTTCTATCCCGACAATGCGATCGAGTGGGCCGGCGGCACCTGGAACACGCTGACCAACGATCCCTTCCTCATCCACTGGATGCACCGCTGGTGGGCATGGATCGCGGCCGGTGCGCTGATCTGGCTCGCCATCCGCGTCAAACCGCATGACCGGCGCGCCTCGATCGCCATGCATGCAACGGTCGGCACGCAGGTGCTGCTGGGAATCGCCACCGTCCTGAGCGGCATGAACATCGTCCTAGCCGTCCTCCACCAGGCGGTCGGCGCGCTGCTCGTCGCCTCGCTCGCCTGGGGCGCGCACGTGCTGGGCCGCCGCGCATGA
- a CDS encoding STM3941 family protein has protein sequence MHKPPTFEARNSPVQLALWSVLSLGFFILSMWISGVFGEPPSPRKAFWGYILMPIFFVTFLIMVTRFAEAGVQLRASPAGLYYQRYSKKTIPWNSIESVREWDYQNSKLALIDLDTKRYPPEGLHAILRPLNKMANKGDFHISMMGLDADFDELMLALEEHIAFHAACEAGTIEQFEAQATIPTAAPGLRARAGGFGRKGI, from the coding sequence ATGCATAAACCGCCGACGTTCGAGGCGCGTAATTCGCCGGTCCAACTGGCGCTTTGGAGCGTCTTAAGCCTCGGCTTCTTCATACTGTCGATGTGGATTTCCGGCGTATTCGGCGAACCGCCGAGCCCGCGGAAGGCCTTCTGGGGCTATATCCTCATGCCGATTTTCTTCGTCACTTTTCTCATCATGGTGACGCGCTTTGCCGAGGCGGGGGTCCAACTGCGTGCCTCGCCAGCGGGGCTCTATTATCAGCGCTATTCGAAGAAGACGATTCCCTGGAACAGCATCGAATCGGTGCGTGAGTGGGATTACCAGAACAGCAAGCTCGCGCTCATCGACCTCGATACCAAGCGCTATCCGCCCGAGGGCCTGCACGCCATCCTGCGCCCGCTCAACAAGATGGCGAACAAGGGCGATTTCCACATTTCGATGATGGGGCTCGATGCCGATTTCGACGAGCTGATGCTCGCGCTCGAGGAGCATATCGCCTTCCACGCCGCCTGCGAGGCCGGCACGATCGAACAGTTCGAGGCGCAAGCTACCATCCCGACGGCGGCACCGGGCCTGCGCGCCCGCGCCGGCGGGTTCGGCCGCAAGGGTATCTGA